A genomic region of Salvelinus alpinus chromosome 12, SLU_Salpinus.1, whole genome shotgun sequence contains the following coding sequences:
- the LOC139536538 gene encoding uncharacterized protein isoform X1, whose product MNEGLVDNLGSGRGPGEEDMEINGEVLKPTNDLLIEREERTEVGDNEMERTSQVLSPLEALAPSDSLDIQDHATSVPVMTGHGQTEKIPGGVAEEQPVDWFEPLEDDNYEDDTQGWNLGLAMGERRVNGKGDAEEESVAGSERSERSGSVAGLEKKINSNNLFSVYRRKKRVTVEEGWEDWPALGKGWKRKAVVRRSGSSVGQSDVYYMSPSNERVRSRVELSKVLADTQDMTMFDYKAGVFRGAGQPKPLRARKTNIQKDPPPLVDCGFSSESSLKDRGDRADSPDSHHRLTPLSRSSMGTPSKDLQHTTPPRTNSSLAKISSASVAHDVEGMKQNATKLPLSPASSLSVSINGMAGSEPFFCICAICGNSYTGLEYERQMKSPCCSICRANNPAIAKFPLHQRFRKWIPCGNCRACLTTEDCGSCANCKKTLNPDTRKRVRCQKRKCKCPILKYKPDGPQMLDPYPMANFKIDSRELQNSTSQYSDPEDFSVNVDIEDDDEEFDGDDADYEAWVRKRKRRSCGKCEACNSRTDCGTCDFCIDKPKFGGSNKKRQKCRLRQCQRQAMRHLLPFQLGQTDFGSQEGWVQLGRPRPHFTYSRKTTPKKRKTPHLEVDMEFTDDEDEPLQEEEDYRYMETAHWRPMLPSKLQDENFRNHIPTVQAHKETVEIVKNNSLLEHVPDILNLISSPAYCTLFKPADPAVKYVEPPVENTSSAAPDRQSGMNGGRPSVDTDVETPSGEPEVEEVTPMITQIFSLADSAGTSGIDQEHELLKLLKSIHSSALPTLWFAIMVEGPTLQLLQCSKLSHMVDTTVQIDPSFYYQICVQGQPLLLTHPLYEAHPSCLTSVPQVANLLLDLEKYSVCQGVPTKEQPFSQAPIIIERASTCDFLVLKETEHCARCKALSCSY is encoded by the exons ATGAATGAAGGACTGGTGGATAACCTAGGTTCCGGGAGAGGGCCAGGAGAGGAAGACATGGAGATAAACGGAGAGGTACTAAAACCTACAAATGATCTACTtatagaaagggaggagaggactgaggTCGGGGACAATGAGATGGAGAGGACCTCTCAGGTCCTATCGCCACTGGAGGCCCTGGCTCCCTCGGACAGCCTTGACATTCAGGACCATGCCACCTCTGTTCCTGTGATGACAGGCCATGGGCAGACAGAGAAGATCCCAGGGGGAGTTGCTGAGGAACAACCTGTAGACTGGTTTGAGCCCCTGGAGGATGACAATTATGAAGATGACACACAGGGTTGGAACTTGGGCCTTGCGATGGGGGAGCGACGCGTGAATGGCAAAGGGGATGCCGAAGAGGAGAGTGTTGCAGGGAGCGAAAGGAGCGAAAGGAGCGGTAGCGTGGCAGGCCTTGAAAAGAAAATCAACAGCAACAACCT GTTTTCTGTTTATAGACGGAAGAAAAGAGTAACAGTTGAAGAGGGCTGGGAGGACTGGCCGGCACTTGGAAAGGGGTGGAAGCGCAAAGCGGTTGTTCGTCGTTCAGGTTCTAGTGTTGGACAGAGTGACGTTTATTACATGAG TCCGAGTAATGAGCGTGTGAGAAGTAGGGTTGAGCTTTCCAAAGTTCTGGCAGATACTCAGGACATGACAATGTTTGATTACAAAGCAGGGGTGTTCAGGGGTGCTGGACAACCCAAGCCCTTGCGTGCGAGAAAGAcg AACATACAGAAGGATCCTCCTCCCTTAGTGGACTGTGGATTTTCCTCAGAGTCCAGCTTGAAGGACAGAGGGGACCGGGCAGACAGTCCTGACTCCCATCACAGACTGACCCCTCTGAGTCGCAGCTCTATGGGCACGCCAAGCAAAGACCTCCAACATACCACTCCCCCAAGAACGAACTCGTCTCTTGCTAAGATTAGTTCAGCTTCTGTCGCTCATGATGTGGAAGGTATGAAGCAAAATGCAACTAAACTGCCCTTGAGCCCTGCATCATCACTTTCAGTCTCCATCAATGGGATGGCTGGTTCAGAGCCCTTCTTTTG CATCTGTGCCATTTGTGGTAATTCATATACAGGCTTAGAGTATGAAAGGCAGATGAAGAGTCCCTGTTGCTCCATATGCAGGG CCAACAATCCAGCTATAGCCAAGTTTCCACTTCATCAAAGATTCAGAAAG TGGATTCCTTGTGGTAACTGTAGGGCTTGCCTTACCACAGAAGATTGTGGGAGTTGTGCCAACTGCAAAAAAACACTGAACCCTGACACCAGAAAACGTGTCCGCTGTCAGAAACGCAAATGCAAATGTCCTATCCTCAAG TATAAACCTGATGGTCCCCAAATGTTGGATCCCTATCCCATGGCGAATTTTAAG ATTGACAGCAGAGAATTGCAG AACTCCACTTCTCAATACAGTGACCCTGAGGACTTCTCTGTGAATGTCGATATAGAAGATGACGATGAAGAGTTTGATGGTGATGATGCTGACTATGAG GCTTGGGTGAGGAAACGTAAGCGGCGCTCCTGTGGGAAGTGTGAAGCCTGTAATAGTAGGACAGACTGTGGCACTTGTGATTTCTGCATAGACAAACCCAAGTTTGGAGGCAGCAATAAGAAGAGACAGAAGTGCCGTCTACGGCAGTGCCAGAGACAGGCCATG AGACACTTGTTGCCCTTTCAGTTGGGCCAGACTGATTTTGGGTCCCAAGAGGGGTGGGTGCAGCTTGGCAGGCCTAGGCCTCACTTTACATACAGTCGCAAGACAACCccaaagaaaagaaaaacaccGCATCTGGAAGTGGACATGGAGTTCACTGATGATGAAGACGAGCCACTGCAGGAAGAAGAGGATTATCGCTACATGGAAACA GCACATTGGCGCCCTATGCTTCCCAGCAAACTCCAGGATGAGAACTTCAGAAACCATATACCGACAGTCCAG GCTCACAAAGAGACTGTGGAAATTGTCAAAAATAATTCACTTCTGGAGCATGTACCAGATATCCTCAACCTTATAAGTTCTCCAGCA TATTGCACACTGTTCAAACCGGCAGACCCTGCGGTGAAATATGTTGAACCCCCAGTTGAGAATACGTCCTCAGCAGCTCCGGACAGACAGAGTGGAATGAACGGAGGAAGGCCAAGTGTGGACACGGATGTAGAAACGCCGTCTGGGGAGCCAGAAGTGGAGGAGGTCACACCTATG ATCACTCAGATCTTCAGTCTGGCTGACAGTGCAGGAACAAGTGGGATCGACCAAGAACATGAGCTGTTAAAGCTACTGAAGTCCATTCACAGCTCTGCACTCCCCACACTCTGGTTTGCCATAATGGTGGAGGGCCCGACACTACAGCTACTGCAGTGCTCTAAGCTCTCCCACATGGTGGACACAACCGTGCAGATTGACCCGAGCTTCTACTATCAGATCTGTGTACAGGGCCAGCCGCTGCTCCTCACCCACCCGCTGTATGAAGCTCACCCATCCTGCTTGACATCTGTGCCCCAGGTGGCGAACCTGCTCCTGGATCTGGAGAAGTACAGCGTGTGCCAGGGGGTCCCGACCAAGGAGCAGCCATTCAGCCAGGCTCCAATCATCATTGAGCGGGCATCAACCTGTGACTTTCTGGTACTTAAAGAAACAGAGCACTGTGCGAGGTGTAAGGCCTTATCCTGCAGCTATTAA
- the LOC139536538 gene encoding uncharacterized protein isoform X4 has protein sequence MNEGLVDNLGSGRGPGEEDMEINGEVLKPTNDLLIEREERTEVGDNEMERTSQVLSPLEALAPSDSLDIQDHATSVPVMTGHGQTEKIPGGVAEEQPVDWFEPLEDDNYEDDTQGWNLGLAMGERRVNGKGDAEEESVAGSERSERSGSVAGLEKKINSNNLFSVYRRKKRVTVEEGWEDWPALGKGWKRKAVVRRSGSSVGQSDVYYMSPSNERVRSRVELSKVLADTQDMTMFDYKAGVFRGAGQPKPLRARKTNIQKDPPPLVDCGFSSESSLKDRGDRADSPDSHHRLTPLSRSSMGTPSKDLQHTTPPRTNSSLAKISSASVAHDVEGMKQNATKLPLSPASSLSVSINGMAGSEPFFCICAICGNSYTGLEYERQMKSPCCSICRANNPAIAKFPLHQRFRKYKPDGPQMLDPYPMANFKIDSRELQNSTSQYSDPEDFSVNVDIEDDDEEFDGDDADYEAWVRKRKRRSCGKCEACNSRTDCGTCDFCIDKPKFGGSNKKRQKCRLRQCQRQAMRHLLPFQLGQTDFGSQEGWVQLGRPRPHFTYSRKTTPKKRKTPHLEVDMEFTDDEDEPLQEEEDYRYMETAHWRPMLPSKLQDENFRNHIPTVQAHKETVEIVKNNSLLEHVPDILNLISSPAYCTLFKPADPAVKYVEPPVENTSSAAPDRQSGMNGGRPSVDTDVETPSGEPEVEEVTPMITQIFSLADSAGTSGIDQEHELLKLLKSIHSSALPTLWFAIMVEGPTLQLLQCSKLSHMVDTTVQIDPSFYYQICVQGQPLLLTHPLYEAHPSCLTSVPQVANLLLDLEKYSVCQGVPTKEQPFSQAPIIIERASTCDFLVLKETEHCARCKALSCSY, from the exons ATGAATGAAGGACTGGTGGATAACCTAGGTTCCGGGAGAGGGCCAGGAGAGGAAGACATGGAGATAAACGGAGAGGTACTAAAACCTACAAATGATCTACTtatagaaagggaggagaggactgaggTCGGGGACAATGAGATGGAGAGGACCTCTCAGGTCCTATCGCCACTGGAGGCCCTGGCTCCCTCGGACAGCCTTGACATTCAGGACCATGCCACCTCTGTTCCTGTGATGACAGGCCATGGGCAGACAGAGAAGATCCCAGGGGGAGTTGCTGAGGAACAACCTGTAGACTGGTTTGAGCCCCTGGAGGATGACAATTATGAAGATGACACACAGGGTTGGAACTTGGGCCTTGCGATGGGGGAGCGACGCGTGAATGGCAAAGGGGATGCCGAAGAGGAGAGTGTTGCAGGGAGCGAAAGGAGCGAAAGGAGCGGTAGCGTGGCAGGCCTTGAAAAGAAAATCAACAGCAACAACCT GTTTTCTGTTTATAGACGGAAGAAAAGAGTAACAGTTGAAGAGGGCTGGGAGGACTGGCCGGCACTTGGAAAGGGGTGGAAGCGCAAAGCGGTTGTTCGTCGTTCAGGTTCTAGTGTTGGACAGAGTGACGTTTATTACATGAG TCCGAGTAATGAGCGTGTGAGAAGTAGGGTTGAGCTTTCCAAAGTTCTGGCAGATACTCAGGACATGACAATGTTTGATTACAAAGCAGGGGTGTTCAGGGGTGCTGGACAACCCAAGCCCTTGCGTGCGAGAAAGAcg AACATACAGAAGGATCCTCCTCCCTTAGTGGACTGTGGATTTTCCTCAGAGTCCAGCTTGAAGGACAGAGGGGACCGGGCAGACAGTCCTGACTCCCATCACAGACTGACCCCTCTGAGTCGCAGCTCTATGGGCACGCCAAGCAAAGACCTCCAACATACCACTCCCCCAAGAACGAACTCGTCTCTTGCTAAGATTAGTTCAGCTTCTGTCGCTCATGATGTGGAAGGTATGAAGCAAAATGCAACTAAACTGCCCTTGAGCCCTGCATCATCACTTTCAGTCTCCATCAATGGGATGGCTGGTTCAGAGCCCTTCTTTTG CATCTGTGCCATTTGTGGTAATTCATATACAGGCTTAGAGTATGAAAGGCAGATGAAGAGTCCCTGTTGCTCCATATGCAGGG CCAACAATCCAGCTATAGCCAAGTTTCCACTTCATCAAAGATTCAGAAAG TATAAACCTGATGGTCCCCAAATGTTGGATCCCTATCCCATGGCGAATTTTAAG ATTGACAGCAGAGAATTGCAG AACTCCACTTCTCAATACAGTGACCCTGAGGACTTCTCTGTGAATGTCGATATAGAAGATGACGATGAAGAGTTTGATGGTGATGATGCTGACTATGAG GCTTGGGTGAGGAAACGTAAGCGGCGCTCCTGTGGGAAGTGTGAAGCCTGTAATAGTAGGACAGACTGTGGCACTTGTGATTTCTGCATAGACAAACCCAAGTTTGGAGGCAGCAATAAGAAGAGACAGAAGTGCCGTCTACGGCAGTGCCAGAGACAGGCCATG AGACACTTGTTGCCCTTTCAGTTGGGCCAGACTGATTTTGGGTCCCAAGAGGGGTGGGTGCAGCTTGGCAGGCCTAGGCCTCACTTTACATACAGTCGCAAGACAACCccaaagaaaagaaaaacaccGCATCTGGAAGTGGACATGGAGTTCACTGATGATGAAGACGAGCCACTGCAGGAAGAAGAGGATTATCGCTACATGGAAACA GCACATTGGCGCCCTATGCTTCCCAGCAAACTCCAGGATGAGAACTTCAGAAACCATATACCGACAGTCCAG GCTCACAAAGAGACTGTGGAAATTGTCAAAAATAATTCACTTCTGGAGCATGTACCAGATATCCTCAACCTTATAAGTTCTCCAGCA TATTGCACACTGTTCAAACCGGCAGACCCTGCGGTGAAATATGTTGAACCCCCAGTTGAGAATACGTCCTCAGCAGCTCCGGACAGACAGAGTGGAATGAACGGAGGAAGGCCAAGTGTGGACACGGATGTAGAAACGCCGTCTGGGGAGCCAGAAGTGGAGGAGGTCACACCTATG ATCACTCAGATCTTCAGTCTGGCTGACAGTGCAGGAACAAGTGGGATCGACCAAGAACATGAGCTGTTAAAGCTACTGAAGTCCATTCACAGCTCTGCACTCCCCACACTCTGGTTTGCCATAATGGTGGAGGGCCCGACACTACAGCTACTGCAGTGCTCTAAGCTCTCCCACATGGTGGACACAACCGTGCAGATTGACCCGAGCTTCTACTATCAGATCTGTGTACAGGGCCAGCCGCTGCTCCTCACCCACCCGCTGTATGAAGCTCACCCATCCTGCTTGACATCTGTGCCCCAGGTGGCGAACCTGCTCCTGGATCTGGAGAAGTACAGCGTGTGCCAGGGGGTCCCGACCAAGGAGCAGCCATTCAGCCAGGCTCCAATCATCATTGAGCGGGCATCAACCTGTGACTTTCTGGTACTTAAAGAAACAGAGCACTGTGCGAGGTGTAAGGCCTTATCCTGCAGCTATTAA
- the LOC139536538 gene encoding uncharacterized protein isoform X5: MNEGLVDNLGSGRGPGEEDMEINGEVLKPTNDLLIEREERTEVGDNEMERTSQVLSPLEALAPSDSLDIQDHATSVPVMTGHGQTEKIPGGVAEEQPVDWFEPLEDDNYEDDTQGWNLGLAMGERRVNGKGDAEEESVAGSERSERSGSVAGLEKKINSNNLFSVYRRKKRVTVEEGWEDWPALGKGWKRKAVVRRSGSSVGQSDVYYMSPSNERVRSRVELSKVLADTQDMTMFDYKAGVFRGAGQPKPLRARKTNIQKDPPPLVDCGFSSESSLKDRGDRADSPDSHHRLTPLSRSSMGTPSKDLQHTTPPRTNSSLAKISSASVAHDVEGMKQNATKLPLSPASSLSVSINGMAGSEPFFCICAICGNSYTGLEYERQMKSPCCSICRANNPAIAKFPLHQRFRKYKPDGPQMLDPYPMANFKNSTSQYSDPEDFSVNVDIEDDDEEFDGDDADYEAWVRKRKRRSCGKCEACNSRTDCGTCDFCIDKPKFGGSNKKRQKCRLRQCQRQAMRHLLPFQLGQTDFGSQEGWVQLGRPRPHFTYSRKTTPKKRKTPHLEVDMEFTDDEDEPLQEEEDYRYMETAHWRPMLPSKLQDENFRNHIPTVQAHKETVEIVKNNSLLEHVPDILNLISSPAYCTLFKPADPAVKYVEPPVENTSSAAPDRQSGMNGGRPSVDTDVETPSGEPEVEEVTPMITQIFSLADSAGTSGIDQEHELLKLLKSIHSSALPTLWFAIMVEGPTLQLLQCSKLSHMVDTTVQIDPSFYYQICVQGQPLLLTHPLYEAHPSCLTSVPQVANLLLDLEKYSVCQGVPTKEQPFSQAPIIIERASTCDFLVLKETEHCARCKALSCSY, encoded by the exons ATGAATGAAGGACTGGTGGATAACCTAGGTTCCGGGAGAGGGCCAGGAGAGGAAGACATGGAGATAAACGGAGAGGTACTAAAACCTACAAATGATCTACTtatagaaagggaggagaggactgaggTCGGGGACAATGAGATGGAGAGGACCTCTCAGGTCCTATCGCCACTGGAGGCCCTGGCTCCCTCGGACAGCCTTGACATTCAGGACCATGCCACCTCTGTTCCTGTGATGACAGGCCATGGGCAGACAGAGAAGATCCCAGGGGGAGTTGCTGAGGAACAACCTGTAGACTGGTTTGAGCCCCTGGAGGATGACAATTATGAAGATGACACACAGGGTTGGAACTTGGGCCTTGCGATGGGGGAGCGACGCGTGAATGGCAAAGGGGATGCCGAAGAGGAGAGTGTTGCAGGGAGCGAAAGGAGCGAAAGGAGCGGTAGCGTGGCAGGCCTTGAAAAGAAAATCAACAGCAACAACCT GTTTTCTGTTTATAGACGGAAGAAAAGAGTAACAGTTGAAGAGGGCTGGGAGGACTGGCCGGCACTTGGAAAGGGGTGGAAGCGCAAAGCGGTTGTTCGTCGTTCAGGTTCTAGTGTTGGACAGAGTGACGTTTATTACATGAG TCCGAGTAATGAGCGTGTGAGAAGTAGGGTTGAGCTTTCCAAAGTTCTGGCAGATACTCAGGACATGACAATGTTTGATTACAAAGCAGGGGTGTTCAGGGGTGCTGGACAACCCAAGCCCTTGCGTGCGAGAAAGAcg AACATACAGAAGGATCCTCCTCCCTTAGTGGACTGTGGATTTTCCTCAGAGTCCAGCTTGAAGGACAGAGGGGACCGGGCAGACAGTCCTGACTCCCATCACAGACTGACCCCTCTGAGTCGCAGCTCTATGGGCACGCCAAGCAAAGACCTCCAACATACCACTCCCCCAAGAACGAACTCGTCTCTTGCTAAGATTAGTTCAGCTTCTGTCGCTCATGATGTGGAAGGTATGAAGCAAAATGCAACTAAACTGCCCTTGAGCCCTGCATCATCACTTTCAGTCTCCATCAATGGGATGGCTGGTTCAGAGCCCTTCTTTTG CATCTGTGCCATTTGTGGTAATTCATATACAGGCTTAGAGTATGAAAGGCAGATGAAGAGTCCCTGTTGCTCCATATGCAGGG CCAACAATCCAGCTATAGCCAAGTTTCCACTTCATCAAAGATTCAGAAAG TATAAACCTGATGGTCCCCAAATGTTGGATCCCTATCCCATGGCGAATTTTAAG AACTCCACTTCTCAATACAGTGACCCTGAGGACTTCTCTGTGAATGTCGATATAGAAGATGACGATGAAGAGTTTGATGGTGATGATGCTGACTATGAG GCTTGGGTGAGGAAACGTAAGCGGCGCTCCTGTGGGAAGTGTGAAGCCTGTAATAGTAGGACAGACTGTGGCACTTGTGATTTCTGCATAGACAAACCCAAGTTTGGAGGCAGCAATAAGAAGAGACAGAAGTGCCGTCTACGGCAGTGCCAGAGACAGGCCATG AGACACTTGTTGCCCTTTCAGTTGGGCCAGACTGATTTTGGGTCCCAAGAGGGGTGGGTGCAGCTTGGCAGGCCTAGGCCTCACTTTACATACAGTCGCAAGACAACCccaaagaaaagaaaaacaccGCATCTGGAAGTGGACATGGAGTTCACTGATGATGAAGACGAGCCACTGCAGGAAGAAGAGGATTATCGCTACATGGAAACA GCACATTGGCGCCCTATGCTTCCCAGCAAACTCCAGGATGAGAACTTCAGAAACCATATACCGACAGTCCAG GCTCACAAAGAGACTGTGGAAATTGTCAAAAATAATTCACTTCTGGAGCATGTACCAGATATCCTCAACCTTATAAGTTCTCCAGCA TATTGCACACTGTTCAAACCGGCAGACCCTGCGGTGAAATATGTTGAACCCCCAGTTGAGAATACGTCCTCAGCAGCTCCGGACAGACAGAGTGGAATGAACGGAGGAAGGCCAAGTGTGGACACGGATGTAGAAACGCCGTCTGGGGAGCCAGAAGTGGAGGAGGTCACACCTATG ATCACTCAGATCTTCAGTCTGGCTGACAGTGCAGGAACAAGTGGGATCGACCAAGAACATGAGCTGTTAAAGCTACTGAAGTCCATTCACAGCTCTGCACTCCCCACACTCTGGTTTGCCATAATGGTGGAGGGCCCGACACTACAGCTACTGCAGTGCTCTAAGCTCTCCCACATGGTGGACACAACCGTGCAGATTGACCCGAGCTTCTACTATCAGATCTGTGTACAGGGCCAGCCGCTGCTCCTCACCCACCCGCTGTATGAAGCTCACCCATCCTGCTTGACATCTGTGCCCCAGGTGGCGAACCTGCTCCTGGATCTGGAGAAGTACAGCGTGTGCCAGGGGGTCCCGACCAAGGAGCAGCCATTCAGCCAGGCTCCAATCATCATTGAGCGGGCATCAACCTGTGACTTTCTGGTACTTAAAGAAACAGAGCACTGTGCGAGGTGTAAGGCCTTATCCTGCAGCTATTAA
- the LOC139536538 gene encoding uncharacterized protein isoform X3, whose product MNEGLVDNLGSGRGPGEEDMEINGEVLKPTNDLLIEREERTEVGDNEMERTSQVLSPLEALAPSDSLDIQDHATSVPVMTGHGQTEKIPGGVAEEQPVDWFEPLEDDNYEDDTQGWNLGLAMGERRVNGKGDAEEESVAGSERSERSGSVAGLEKKINSNNLFSVYRRKKRVTVEEGWEDWPALGKGWKRKAVVRRSGSSVGQSDVYYMSPSNERVRSRVELSKVLADTQDMTMFDYKAGVFRGAGQPKPLRARKTNIQKDPPPLVDCGFSSESSLKDRGDRADSPDSHHRLTPLSRSSMGTPSKDLQHTTPPRTNSSLAKISSASVAHDVEGMKQNATKLPLSPASSLSVSINGMAGSEPFFCICAICGNSYTGLEYERQMKSPCCSICRANNPAIAKFPLHQRFRKWIPCGNCRACLTTEDCGSCANCKKTLNPDTRKRVRCQKRKCKCPILKYKPDGPQMLDPYPMANFKNSTSQYSDPEDFSVNVDIEDDDEEFDGDDADYEAWVRKRKRRSCGKCEACNSRTDCGTCDFCIDKPKFGGSNKKRQKCRLRQCQRQAMRHLLPFQLGQTDFGSQEGWVQLGRPRPHFTYSRKTTPKKRKTPHLEVDMEFTDDEDEPLQEEEDYRYMETAHWRPMLPSKLQDENFRNHIPTVQAHKETVEIVKNNSLLEHVPDILNLISSPAYCTLFKPADPAVKYVEPPVENTSSAAPDRQSGMNGGRPSVDTDVETPSGEPEVEEVTPMITQIFSLADSAGTSGIDQEHELLKLLKSIHSSALPTLWFAIMVEGPTLQLLQCSKLSHMVDTTVQIDPSFYYQICVQGQPLLLTHPLYEAHPSCLTSVPQVANLLLDLEKYSVCQGVPTKEQPFSQAPIIIERASTCDFLVLKETEHCARCKALSCSY is encoded by the exons ATGAATGAAGGACTGGTGGATAACCTAGGTTCCGGGAGAGGGCCAGGAGAGGAAGACATGGAGATAAACGGAGAGGTACTAAAACCTACAAATGATCTACTtatagaaagggaggagaggactgaggTCGGGGACAATGAGATGGAGAGGACCTCTCAGGTCCTATCGCCACTGGAGGCCCTGGCTCCCTCGGACAGCCTTGACATTCAGGACCATGCCACCTCTGTTCCTGTGATGACAGGCCATGGGCAGACAGAGAAGATCCCAGGGGGAGTTGCTGAGGAACAACCTGTAGACTGGTTTGAGCCCCTGGAGGATGACAATTATGAAGATGACACACAGGGTTGGAACTTGGGCCTTGCGATGGGGGAGCGACGCGTGAATGGCAAAGGGGATGCCGAAGAGGAGAGTGTTGCAGGGAGCGAAAGGAGCGAAAGGAGCGGTAGCGTGGCAGGCCTTGAAAAGAAAATCAACAGCAACAACCT GTTTTCTGTTTATAGACGGAAGAAAAGAGTAACAGTTGAAGAGGGCTGGGAGGACTGGCCGGCACTTGGAAAGGGGTGGAAGCGCAAAGCGGTTGTTCGTCGTTCAGGTTCTAGTGTTGGACAGAGTGACGTTTATTACATGAG TCCGAGTAATGAGCGTGTGAGAAGTAGGGTTGAGCTTTCCAAAGTTCTGGCAGATACTCAGGACATGACAATGTTTGATTACAAAGCAGGGGTGTTCAGGGGTGCTGGACAACCCAAGCCCTTGCGTGCGAGAAAGAcg AACATACAGAAGGATCCTCCTCCCTTAGTGGACTGTGGATTTTCCTCAGAGTCCAGCTTGAAGGACAGAGGGGACCGGGCAGACAGTCCTGACTCCCATCACAGACTGACCCCTCTGAGTCGCAGCTCTATGGGCACGCCAAGCAAAGACCTCCAACATACCACTCCCCCAAGAACGAACTCGTCTCTTGCTAAGATTAGTTCAGCTTCTGTCGCTCATGATGTGGAAGGTATGAAGCAAAATGCAACTAAACTGCCCTTGAGCCCTGCATCATCACTTTCAGTCTCCATCAATGGGATGGCTGGTTCAGAGCCCTTCTTTTG CATCTGTGCCATTTGTGGTAATTCATATACAGGCTTAGAGTATGAAAGGCAGATGAAGAGTCCCTGTTGCTCCATATGCAGGG CCAACAATCCAGCTATAGCCAAGTTTCCACTTCATCAAAGATTCAGAAAG TGGATTCCTTGTGGTAACTGTAGGGCTTGCCTTACCACAGAAGATTGTGGGAGTTGTGCCAACTGCAAAAAAACACTGAACCCTGACACCAGAAAACGTGTCCGCTGTCAGAAACGCAAATGCAAATGTCCTATCCTCAAG TATAAACCTGATGGTCCCCAAATGTTGGATCCCTATCCCATGGCGAATTTTAAG AACTCCACTTCTCAATACAGTGACCCTGAGGACTTCTCTGTGAATGTCGATATAGAAGATGACGATGAAGAGTTTGATGGTGATGATGCTGACTATGAG GCTTGGGTGAGGAAACGTAAGCGGCGCTCCTGTGGGAAGTGTGAAGCCTGTAATAGTAGGACAGACTGTGGCACTTGTGATTTCTGCATAGACAAACCCAAGTTTGGAGGCAGCAATAAGAAGAGACAGAAGTGCCGTCTACGGCAGTGCCAGAGACAGGCCATG AGACACTTGTTGCCCTTTCAGTTGGGCCAGACTGATTTTGGGTCCCAAGAGGGGTGGGTGCAGCTTGGCAGGCCTAGGCCTCACTTTACATACAGTCGCAAGACAACCccaaagaaaagaaaaacaccGCATCTGGAAGTGGACATGGAGTTCACTGATGATGAAGACGAGCCACTGCAGGAAGAAGAGGATTATCGCTACATGGAAACA GCACATTGGCGCCCTATGCTTCCCAGCAAACTCCAGGATGAGAACTTCAGAAACCATATACCGACAGTCCAG GCTCACAAAGAGACTGTGGAAATTGTCAAAAATAATTCACTTCTGGAGCATGTACCAGATATCCTCAACCTTATAAGTTCTCCAGCA TATTGCACACTGTTCAAACCGGCAGACCCTGCGGTGAAATATGTTGAACCCCCAGTTGAGAATACGTCCTCAGCAGCTCCGGACAGACAGAGTGGAATGAACGGAGGAAGGCCAAGTGTGGACACGGATGTAGAAACGCCGTCTGGGGAGCCAGAAGTGGAGGAGGTCACACCTATG ATCACTCAGATCTTCAGTCTGGCTGACAGTGCAGGAACAAGTGGGATCGACCAAGAACATGAGCTGTTAAAGCTACTGAAGTCCATTCACAGCTCTGCACTCCCCACACTCTGGTTTGCCATAATGGTGGAGGGCCCGACACTACAGCTACTGCAGTGCTCTAAGCTCTCCCACATGGTGGACACAACCGTGCAGATTGACCCGAGCTTCTACTATCAGATCTGTGTACAGGGCCAGCCGCTGCTCCTCACCCACCCGCTGTATGAAGCTCACCCATCCTGCTTGACATCTGTGCCCCAGGTGGCGAACCTGCTCCTGGATCTGGAGAAGTACAGCGTGTGCCAGGGGGTCCCGACCAAGGAGCAGCCATTCAGCCAGGCTCCAATCATCATTGAGCGGGCATCAACCTGTGACTTTCTGGTACTTAAAGAAACAGAGCACTGTGCGAGGTGTAAGGCCTTATCCTGCAGCTATTAA